In a single window of the Deinococcus aetherius genome:
- the pdxT gene encoding pyridoxal 5'-phosphate synthase glutaminase subunit PdxT, translated as MSPHLGVLALQGAFREHRLRLEILGARVREVRLPADLEGLQGLVLPGGESTTIAGLMTAAGLWDPIRAFHAAGGALWGSCAGLILLAREVEGAPPQFGRQDRLALLDATARRNAFGRQADSFRVPLQIRGLDAPFPAVFIRAPVIERPGPSVEVLAEYGGRAVLVRQGRLLACAFHPELTADARLHELFLRLVAAPVPT; from the coding sequence ATGTCCCCCCACCTCGGCGTCCTCGCCCTCCAGGGTGCCTTCCGCGAACACCGCCTGCGGCTGGAGATCCTCGGCGCCCGCGTCCGCGAGGTCCGCCTGCCCGCCGACCTCGAAGGCCTCCAGGGCCTGGTGTTGCCCGGCGGGGAGAGCACCACCATCGCGGGGCTGATGACGGCGGCGGGGCTGTGGGACCCCATTCGCGCCTTCCACGCGGCGGGCGGCGCCCTGTGGGGAAGTTGCGCGGGGCTGATCCTGCTCGCGCGGGAGGTGGAGGGCGCCCCGCCCCAGTTCGGACGGCAGGACCGCCTGGCGCTCCTCGACGCCACCGCCCGCCGCAACGCCTTCGGGCGGCAGGCGGACTCCTTCCGGGTGCCGCTCCAGATTCGCGGCCTGGACGCTCCTTTCCCGGCCGTTTTCATCCGCGCGCCCGTGATCGAGCGCCCCGGGCCCAGCGTGGAGGTGCTCGCCGAGTACGGGGGCCGGGCCGTCCTGGTGCGCCAGGGCCGCCTGCTCGCCTGCGCCTTCCACCCGGAACTCACGGCCGACGCCCGGCTGCACGAGCTGTTCCTGCGGCTGGTGGCCGCCCCCGTCCCCACCTGA
- a CDS encoding alpha/beta fold hydrolase produces MLGRVRAQEYRAGSARLSYHVSGEGDPIVLVHGLSGSGRWWRRNVPALAARHRVYVIDLVGYGRAYRQRALGVRDAAALIAALIDDLGLERVTLVGHSMGGHICTHVAALRPGRVRNLVLACASGLLTGNIYRVALKLPRAAITGRLTFVPRVLADAARAGPVNMWRSTTDLLGDNVSELLPRITARTLVIWGGRDALVPPRTGRALAAAIPGARYEEIPRAGHVVMVDAPARFNALVLDFLAGAEEAEPVGRAGEA; encoded by the coding sequence ATGCTCGGGCGCGTGCGAGCGCAGGAATACCGGGCCGGGAGCGCCCGCCTCTCCTATCACGTGAGCGGCGAGGGCGACCCCATCGTCCTCGTCCACGGCCTGAGCGGTTCGGGAAGGTGGTGGCGGCGCAACGTCCCGGCGCTGGCCGCCCGACACCGGGTCTACGTGATCGACCTCGTCGGCTACGGCCGGGCCTACCGCCAGCGCGCCCTGGGGGTGCGGGACGCCGCCGCACTCATCGCCGCCCTGATCGACGACCTCGGGCTGGAGCGGGTCACCCTGGTCGGCCACTCGATGGGCGGCCACATCTGCACCCACGTCGCCGCCCTGCGCCCGGGGCGGGTCCGCAACCTCGTCCTCGCCTGCGCGAGCGGCCTGCTCACCGGCAACATCTACCGCGTGGCCCTCAAGCTCCCCAGGGCCGCCATCACAGGCCGCCTCACCTTCGTGCCGCGCGTCCTCGCCGACGCCGCCCGGGCCGGGCCGGTCAACATGTGGCGTTCGACCACCGACCTCCTCGGGGACAACGTCAGCGAACTCCTGCCCCGGATCACCGCCCGCACCCTGGTGATCTGGGGAGGCCGCGACGCCCTGGTGCCCCCCCGCACCGGCCGGGCGCTCGCCGCCGCCATCCCCGGCGCCCGCTACGAGGAGATTCCCCGCGCCGGGCACGTCGTCATGGTGGACGCCCCGGCGCGGTTCAACGCCCTCGTCCTCGACTTCCTCGCCGGGGCGGAAGAGGCGGAGCCGGTGGGCAGGGCAGGGGAGGCTTGA
- the pdxS gene encoding pyridoxal 5'-phosphate synthase lyase subunit PdxS, translated as MTLSPETGTPAIKRGFAEMFKGGVIMDVVTADQARIAEGAGATAVMALERVPADIRRDGGVARMSDPGMIREIIAAVSIPVMAKVRIGHLVEAQILQAVGVDFIDESEVLTPADDQFHIDKTRFTVPFVCGARNLGEALRRVGEGASMIRTKGEAGTGNIVEAVRHARTVLGEIRALQARPVEELMTAARDLGAPYDLVREVHEHGTLPVVNFAAGGVATPADAALMMALGLDGVFVGSGIFKSDQPERRACAIVQAVTHFQNPDLLAGLSENLGAPMTGINIDALLPGERLAGRGW; from the coding sequence ATGACCCTTTCTCCCGAGACCGGAACGCCCGCGATCAAGCGGGGCTTCGCCGAGATGTTCAAGGGCGGCGTGATCATGGACGTGGTGACTGCCGACCAGGCCAGGATCGCGGAAGGAGCCGGGGCGACCGCCGTGATGGCCCTGGAGCGCGTGCCCGCCGACATCCGCCGTGACGGCGGGGTGGCCCGCATGAGCGACCCGGGGATGATCCGCGAGATCATCGCCGCCGTGTCGATCCCCGTGATGGCGAAGGTGCGCATCGGCCACCTCGTCGAGGCCCAGATCCTCCAGGCGGTCGGGGTGGACTTCATCGACGAGTCGGAGGTCCTGACCCCGGCGGACGATCAGTTCCACATCGACAAGACGCGCTTCACCGTCCCCTTCGTCTGCGGGGCGCGGAATCTCGGCGAGGCCCTGCGCCGCGTCGGCGAGGGCGCCAGCATGATCCGCACCAAGGGTGAGGCGGGCACCGGCAACATCGTCGAGGCCGTTCGCCACGCCAGAACGGTCCTCGGCGAGATTCGCGCCCTCCAGGCCCGCCCGGTCGAGGAACTCATGACCGCCGCCCGCGACCTCGGCGCCCCCTACGACCTCGTGCGGGAAGTGCATGAGCACGGCACGCTCCCCGTGGTCAACTTCGCGGCCGGCGGCGTCGCCACCCCCGCCGACGCCGCCCTGATGATGGCCCTGGGCCTCGACGGCGTCTTCGTCGGCAGCGGCATCTTCAAGAGCGACCAGCCCGAGCGCCGCGCCTGCGCCATCGTCCAGGCCGTCACCCACTTCCAGAACCCCGACCTCCTCGCCGGGCTCAGCGAGAACCTCGGCGCCCCCATGACCGGCATCAACATCGACGCCCTCCTCCCCGGGGAACGCCTCGCGGGTCGCGGCTGGTAG
- a CDS encoding response regulator, with product MRNPPPGAGEAPPGLRLLVVDDEQQILELLGLTLGLHGFEVETARSGPDALRAARAEPFDVIVMDVLMTPWDGFETVRRLHAALGRRLPPVVFLSGLDRSERVPELGPDLVAAYLVKPFRPSQLVESIRQVAARASG from the coding sequence GTGAGGAACCCGCCCCCGGGGGCAGGGGAGGCCCCGCCCGGGCTGCGCCTCCTCGTGGTGGACGACGAGCAGCAGATCCTGGAACTCCTGGGCCTCACCCTCGGCCTGCACGGCTTTGAGGTCGAGACCGCCCGCAGCGGCCCCGACGCCCTGAGGGCCGCCCGCGCGGAGCCGTTCGACGTGATCGTCATGGACGTCCTGATGACCCCCTGGGACGGCTTCGAGACCGTGCGGCGGTTGCACGCCGCCCTCGGCCGCCGCCTGCCCCCCGTGGTGTTCCTCTCCGGCCTCGACCGTTCGGAGCGCGTGCCCGAACTCGGCCCTGACCTCGTCGCCGCCTACCTCGTCAAGCCCTTTCGGCCCTCCCAGCTCGTCGAGAGCATCCGCCAGGTCGCCGCCCGCGCCTCCGGCTGA
- a CDS encoding DegV family protein, protein MLAVVTDSTCDLPPETARSLGLRVVPLHVLIGERSFLDWQDIDPDAVYDHQRRGGAVTTAPAGQEAFGALYRELLATHDGVVSIHLSGELSGTVRHARAAADALNAGERVRVIDSGLASLPLAEAVIAARDAVWKGGDVEAAHAAVRRVGEEALAEFTVPTLEYLRRGGRLSRAQELVGNMLGLRPILRFDGGRLRPVRRVKAEAALRDILAGMEERFGREPVAVTVGHAGRDPIRLAELKAALGASGLNVTRGRVQLLGPAIGAHVGPGTCALMARPHEG, encoded by the coding sequence ATGCTTGCCGTCGTGACCGATTCCACCTGCGACCTTCCCCCCGAGACGGCCCGGAGCCTGGGCCTGCGTGTCGTGCCCCTGCACGTCCTGATCGGGGAACGCTCCTTCCTCGACTGGCAGGACATCGACCCCGACGCCGTGTACGACCACCAGCGCCGGGGCGGGGCCGTGACGACCGCGCCCGCCGGGCAGGAGGCCTTTGGGGCCCTGTACCGCGAACTGCTCGCCACCCACGACGGGGTGGTCAGCATCCACCTCAGCGGCGAACTCTCGGGCACCGTGCGCCACGCGCGGGCTGCCGCCGACGCCCTGAATGCCGGGGAGCGCGTGCGGGTGATCGACAGCGGTCTCGCCTCGCTGCCCCTCGCGGAGGCCGTCATCGCCGCCCGCGACGCGGTGTGGAAGGGGGGCGACGTGGAGGCCGCCCACGCCGCCGTGCGCCGGGTGGGGGAAGAGGCGCTGGCCGAATTCACCGTCCCCACCCTCGAATACCTGCGGCGGGGAGGCCGCCTCTCGCGGGCCCAGGAACTCGTGGGCAACATGCTCGGCCTGCGCCCCATCCTGCGCTTCGACGGCGGAAGGCTGCGCCCGGTGCGCCGCGTGAAGGCCGAGGCGGCCCTGCGCGACATCCTCGCGGGGATGGAGGAGCGGTTCGGCCGCGAGCCCGTCGCCGTCACCGTCGGGCACGCGGGCCGCGACCCCATCCGCCTCGCCGAACTCAAGGCCGCCCTCGGCGCGAGCGGCCTCAACGTCACCCGGGGCCGCGTGCAACTCCTCGGCCCGGCTATCGGCGCGCACGTCGGCCCGGGAACCTGCGCGCTGATGGCCCGGCCCCACGAGGGGTGA
- a CDS encoding methyltransferase domain-containing protein — protein MTWNPDQYHRHREARNAPARDLMAMIPALPCRDVVDLGCGTGEHTRTLAERFPDARVLGLDSSAQMLAKADALGLPNLRFERGDILDLAGEYDLMFSNAALQWLPDHPALLARLWDHLRPGGVLAVQVPANHDHVSHRLLTETANEFAAELGGFTRFGTAHGASPVLTPARYAEVLDGLGAGEVTALSKVYPVVLPGAGGLLDWTRGTALVPYLSRLGAEDGERFVAAYLERLRSRWPGERVYYAFTRVLFTARKPG, from the coding sequence ATGACCTGGAATCCCGACCAGTACCACCGTCACCGGGAGGCCCGGAACGCCCCTGCCCGTGACCTGATGGCGATGATCCCGGCTCTTCCCTGCCGCGACGTGGTGGACCTGGGCTGCGGGACGGGGGAGCACACGCGGACGCTGGCGGAACGGTTTCCTGACGCCCGGGTCCTGGGGCTCGACAGCAGCGCGCAGATGCTGGCGAAGGCGGACGCTTTGGGCCTTCCGAACCTGCGCTTCGAGCGGGGGGACATTCTCGACCTGGCGGGCGAGTACGACCTGATGTTCTCGAACGCGGCGCTCCAGTGGCTGCCGGATCACCCGGCGCTCCTCGCGCGGCTGTGGGATCATCTGCGGCCCGGCGGGGTTCTCGCCGTCCAGGTGCCCGCCAACCACGACCACGTCAGCCACCGCCTGCTCACCGAGACGGCGAACGAGTTCGCGGCGGAACTCGGGGGCTTCACCCGCTTCGGGACGGCGCACGGGGCCTCGCCGGTCCTGACCCCGGCCCGGTATGCGGAGGTGCTGGACGGGCTGGGGGCCGGGGAGGTCACGGCGCTCAGCAAGGTCTACCCGGTGGTGCTGCCCGGCGCCGGGGGCCTGCTCGACTGGACGCGCGGCACGGCGCTCGTGCCCTACCTCTCGCGGCTGGGAGCGGAGGACGGGGAGCGGTTCGTGGCGGCGTACCTGGAACGGTTGCGCTCACGCTGGCCGGGGGAGCGGGTGTACTACGCCTTTACCAGGGTGCTGTTCACGGCGCGCAAACCCGGGTAA
- the fsa gene encoding fructose-6-phosphate aldolase: MEFFIDTAIIDEVREINAWGVLSGVTTNPSLVASSGRDFKEVIQEIAGLVGGAISAEVTSLDSEGMIKEGREVAQWSEHVVVKLPLTPAGLQACKTLTSEGIKTNVTLCFSVPQALLAARAGATYISPFAGRVDDIGWDGVELIRQIKEAYVLGNIGTRVLAASIRHPTHVVQAALAGADVATIPYKVFTQMVKHPLTSAGLDAFLKDWAERAGASPETPSSEAGTNPQPAPGAQAPEPMPAK, translated from the coding sequence ATGGAATTTTTTATCGACACGGCGATCATCGACGAGGTGCGCGAGATCAACGCCTGGGGCGTCCTCTCGGGCGTGACCACCAACCCCAGCCTCGTCGCCTCGTCGGGGCGCGACTTCAAGGAAGTCATCCAGGAGATCGCCGGGCTGGTCGGCGGCGCGATCAGCGCGGAGGTCACCTCCCTCGACTCCGAGGGCATGATCAAAGAGGGCCGCGAGGTCGCCCAGTGGAGCGAGCACGTCGTCGTCAAGCTGCCGCTCACCCCCGCCGGGCTCCAGGCCTGCAAGACCCTCACCTCCGAGGGCATCAAGACCAACGTGACCCTGTGCTTCAGCGTGCCGCAGGCGCTGCTGGCCGCCCGCGCCGGGGCCACCTACATCTCGCCCTTCGCGGGCCGGGTGGACGACATCGGCTGGGACGGCGTCGAGCTGATCCGTCAGATCAAGGAGGCGTATGTCCTGGGCAACATCGGGACCAGGGTGCTCGCCGCCTCGATCCGCCACCCCACCCACGTCGTGCAGGCCGCGCTCGCGGGTGCCGACGTGGCGACCATCCCCTACAAGGTCTTCACCCAGATGGTCAAGCACCCGCTGACGAGCGCCGGCCTCGACGCCTTCCTCAAGGACTGGGCCGAACGTGCCGGGGCGAGCCCGGAAACGCCCTCCAGCGAGGCCGGGACGAACCCGCAGCCCGCGCCCGGAGCCCAGGCGCCCGAGCCCATGCCCGCCAAGTAG
- the rho gene encoding transcription termination factor Rho, whose product MTDSVTQGPLPFHELQQKILPELHLIAASHGIENYRKLKKDSLALAIMERQAGAEGQILARGFLDISPDGYGFLQSNLLDPTSRSTLVTAGVIKGFHLRTGDEVIGRARRPRENERYGTLVQVEAVNGLDPEAARNRPRFDDLTPTFPDAQLVLEDPGMDDGLSLRVVDLLVPIGRGQRALIVAPPKAGKTTLLKKIANSIVKNYPDVTVMVLLVDERPEEVTDFRESVQGAQVIASTFDEPPQHHVRVAEFVHERARRIVEDGGHVVILLDSITRLARANNLVTPPTGRTLSGGLDSNALHWPKRFLGAARNIRDGGSLTILATALVETGSRMDDVIFEEFKGTGNAELVLSRRLEERRIFPALDILKSGTRREELLLQPEVLKKMWLLRKVISDMDPADAMEMLLTRMGKTRNNVEFLQSLAGG is encoded by the coding sequence GTGACCGATTCCGTCACCCAAGGGCCGCTGCCCTTTCACGAACTCCAGCAGAAGATCCTGCCCGAACTCCACCTGATCGCCGCCAGCCACGGCATCGAGAACTACCGCAAGCTCAAAAAGGACTCGCTCGCCCTCGCCATCATGGAGCGGCAGGCGGGCGCCGAGGGCCAGATCCTCGCCCGGGGCTTCCTCGACATCAGCCCCGACGGCTACGGCTTCCTGCAGTCGAACCTCCTCGACCCCACGTCGCGCTCCACCCTCGTCACGGCGGGCGTGATCAAGGGGTTTCACCTGCGCACCGGCGACGAGGTCATCGGCCGCGCCCGCCGCCCGCGCGAGAACGAACGCTACGGCACCCTCGTGCAGGTCGAGGCGGTCAACGGCCTCGACCCCGAGGCGGCTAGAAACCGGCCGCGCTTCGACGACCTCACCCCCACCTTCCCCGACGCCCAGCTCGTGCTGGAAGATCCCGGCATGGACGACGGCCTCTCCCTGCGGGTGGTGGACCTCCTCGTGCCCATCGGGCGGGGGCAGCGCGCCCTGATCGTCGCGCCCCCCAAGGCGGGCAAGACGACGCTGCTCAAGAAGATCGCCAACTCCATCGTCAAGAACTACCCCGACGTGACGGTGATGGTCCTGCTGGTGGACGAGCGCCCCGAGGAGGTCACCGACTTCCGCGAGAGCGTGCAGGGGGCGCAGGTCATCGCCTCCACCTTCGACGAGCCCCCGCAGCACCACGTCCGGGTCGCCGAGTTCGTCCACGAGCGGGCCCGGCGCATCGTCGAGGACGGCGGGCACGTCGTCATCCTGCTCGACTCGATCACCCGCCTCGCCCGCGCGAACAACCTCGTCACCCCACCCACCGGGCGCACCTTATCGGGCGGCCTGGATTCGAACGCGCTGCACTGGCCCAAGAGATTCCTCGGCGCGGCGCGCAACATCCGGGACGGCGGCAGTCTCACCATCCTGGCGACCGCCCTGGTGGAGACGGGCTCGCGGATGGACGACGTGATCTTCGAGGAGTTCAAGGGCACCGGCAACGCCGAACTCGTGCTCAGCCGACGCCTGGAGGAACGCCGCATCTTCCCCGCGCTCGACATCCTCAAGTCGGGCACCCGCCGGGAGGAACTGCTGCTCCAGCCGGAAGTTCTCAAGAAGATGTGGCTGCTGCGCAAGGTGATCTCCGATATGGACCCCGCCGACGCGATGGAGATGCTGCTGACCCGCATGGGCAAGACCCGCAACAACGTCGAGTTCCTGCAATCCCTCGCGGGGGGCTGA
- a CDS encoding alpha/beta fold hydrolase — MRARAQYTRVLGLRIHARVRGDGPPLVIVPGLGCASWMYARASRELARERTVYAYDPPGHGFSQGRPGFPAHIEDLTDHLAAWLEESGLQGVPLLGHSLGAEVIFDLAARHPGAARALIACAPTGIPENPSVRLQLLRLARDLPRERPGLLLPGLAAYARSGPALMLRLARDQSEHETGPLLPRVRVPTLLLDGTADPVIRSWTVRAIRAAIPHARVARIPGGTHALTDASPRAVARLTLDFLGEVDA, encoded by the coding sequence TTGAGGGCCCGGGCTCAATACACCCGCGTCCTCGGCCTGCGGATCCACGCCCGGGTGCGCGGCGACGGCCCCCCCCTGGTGATCGTCCCCGGTCTGGGCTGCGCCTCGTGGATGTACGCCCGCGCCTCGCGCGAACTCGCCCGCGAGCGCACCGTCTACGCCTACGACCCGCCGGGGCACGGCTTCAGCCAGGGGCGCCCGGGTTTTCCCGCCCACATCGAGGACCTCACCGACCATCTCGCCGCCTGGCTGGAGGAGAGCGGCCTGCAAGGGGTCCCCCTGCTGGGCCACTCGCTGGGGGCCGAGGTGATCTTCGACCTCGCCGCCCGGCACCCCGGGGCCGCCCGCGCCCTGATCGCCTGCGCCCCCACCGGCATCCCCGAGAACCCCAGCGTTCGCCTCCAACTCCTGCGCCTCGCCCGCGACCTGCCCCGCGAGCGGCCCGGGCTGCTGCTCCCCGGCCTCGCCGCCTACGCTCGCAGCGGACCCGCCCTGATGCTGCGCCTCGCCCGCGACCAGAGCGAGCACGAGACCGGCCCCCTGCTCCCCCGCGTTCGGGTTCCCACCCTGCTCCTCGACGGCACCGCCGATCCCGTCATCCGCTCCTGGACCGTCCGCGCCATCCGGGCAGCCATCCCCCACGCCCGCGTCGCCCGGATTCCCGGCGGAACGCACGCCCTCACCGACGCCTCCCCCCGCGCCGTTGCCCGCCTCACCCTCGACTTCCTCGGAGAGGTCGATGCCTGA
- the ileS gene encoding isoleucine--tRNA ligase, protein MTTTESKPTAPPFEPVNSQPRFAELERGVLDFWQRERVFERTQERRPDQPEYVFYEGPPTANGRPALHHVLARSFKDLFPRYKVMRGYHVTRKGGWDTHGLPVEISVEKRLGLLGRNHGATREELEEFNRLCRTSVWETIQEWNTFTERLGYWVDLRDPYITYQNSYVESVWNLLKRLHAKGLVEQDYKVVPLSPRISTTLSRAELGEVDSYREVDDPSVYVRFPLVWDTLPERAHAALSALGGEDRQGLALVVWTTTPWTLPSNTLAAVNADLTYVAARSPAGTVIVAQDAVERLSGLHKDQPPLEVLATFPGRDLEGAEYEPPFPEVAVELGVLGELHERNADGRPVMHFVTLADFVSAADGSGVAHEAPAYGAEDLELARKYGVPLMFGVDDHGLLRVTGERGKFFKDADKGLIADLKSRGRMFWAGTLRHRYPFHDRTGDPILYFAKKGWYIRTNSVSERMQEENQKINWVPANIKNGRFGNWLEGNVDWAISRERYWGTPLPFWLSEDGDLRVVGSVAELSELVGRDLSDLDLHRPYIDDIAFTLEGKEYRRVPEVLDVWFDSGSMPYAQWHLLTDETGEYPLPGTGANMAQFERHYPADFICEAIDQTRGWFYSLHAISTMLYGQPAYRNVICLGHIVDEKGAKMSKSKGNVVEPLPLFDRYGADSVRWYMFMASDPGDQKRFSERLVAEAQRGYVNTLWNVYSFFVLYANLDRPDLAHAPAFGARPEIDRWLLARLEETVRDVTANLDAYDARGGGRVLERFVDDLSNWYVRRNRSRFWGEGGEVDEAAYATLHEALLTVSQLTAPFTPFLAEAMYRNLTRGAGVESVHLTRWPEVRPERLDERLTFEMAAVIKVVELGRAVRGAHNLKTRQPLASVSVRASTPEGTGALQRFRDQLLEELNVKDVTFLEGDTDLVHYSLRPNLPVIGKVYGKALPAVRAALANADAAAVARAVQAGQPFTVEANGQTFELTGEQVLVDAKAPEGVAAAEDAGFLVAFDTHLTRDLVLEGVARDLVRGVQEARKAAGFEVQDRIRLALDLTGDAREAASDWRDFIAGEVLAPELTFGPGEGHSAEVEGGTAYLTKV, encoded by the coding sequence ATGACGACGACCGAATCCAAACCCACCGCTCCGCCCTTCGAACCCGTGAACTCCCAGCCACGTTTTGCCGAGCTGGAGCGGGGCGTGCTCGACTTCTGGCAGCGGGAACGCGTCTTCGAGCGCACCCAGGAGCGCCGACCGGACCAGCCTGAGTACGTCTTCTACGAGGGGCCGCCCACCGCGAACGGGCGCCCGGCGCTGCACCACGTCCTGGCGCGGTCGTTCAAGGACCTCTTTCCCCGCTACAAGGTCATGCGGGGCTACCACGTCACCCGCAAGGGGGGCTGGGATACGCACGGCCTGCCGGTCGAGATCAGCGTGGAAAAGCGGCTCGGGCTGCTCGGCCGCAACCACGGGGCCACGCGGGAGGAGCTGGAGGAATTCAACCGCCTGTGCCGGACCTCGGTGTGGGAGACGATCCAGGAGTGGAACACCTTCACCGAGCGGCTGGGGTACTGGGTGGACCTGCGGGACCCCTACATCACCTACCAGAACTCCTATGTGGAGAGCGTGTGGAACCTGTTGAAGCGGCTGCACGCGAAGGGGCTCGTGGAGCAGGACTACAAGGTGGTGCCCCTCTCGCCGCGCATCTCGACCACCCTCTCGCGGGCCGAACTCGGTGAGGTCGATTCGTACCGTGAGGTGGACGACCCCAGCGTGTACGTGCGTTTCCCCTTGGTCTGGGACACGCTGCCGGAACGGGCGCACGCGGCGCTGAGCGCGTTGGGCGGGGAGGACCGCCAGGGGCTCGCCCTCGTGGTGTGGACCACGACCCCCTGGACGTTGCCGAGCAACACGCTGGCGGCGGTGAACGCGGACCTGACGTACGTGGCGGCGAGGAGCCCGGCGGGAACGGTCATCGTCGCGCAGGACGCGGTGGAGCGCCTGAGCGGGCTGCACAAGGACCAGCCGCCGCTGGAGGTGCTGGCGACCTTCCCGGGCCGCGACCTGGAGGGGGCGGAGTACGAGCCGCCCTTCCCCGAGGTGGCGGTGGAACTCGGCGTGCTGGGGGAACTGCACGAGCGGAACGCGGACGGGCGCCCGGTGATGCACTTCGTCACGCTGGCGGACTTCGTGTCGGCGGCGGACGGCTCGGGGGTGGCGCACGAGGCCCCGGCGTACGGGGCGGAGGACCTAGAACTCGCCCGCAAGTACGGGGTGCCGCTGATGTTTGGGGTGGACGACCACGGCCTCCTGCGGGTGACGGGGGAGCGCGGCAAGTTCTTCAAGGACGCGGACAAGGGGCTGATTGCCGACCTCAAATCTCGCGGGCGGATGTTCTGGGCGGGAACGCTCCGGCACCGCTACCCCTTCCACGACCGGACGGGCGACCCCATCCTCTACTTCGCCAAGAAGGGGTGGTACATCCGCACGAACAGCGTCTCCGAGCGGATGCAGGAGGAGAACCAGAAGATCAACTGGGTTCCGGCGAACATCAAGAACGGCCGCTTCGGCAACTGGCTGGAAGGGAACGTGGACTGGGCCATCTCCCGCGAGCGGTACTGGGGCACACCTCTCCCCTTCTGGCTGAGCGAGGACGGTGACCTGCGCGTGGTGGGCAGTGTGGCCGAGCTGTCAGAACTCGTCGGGCGCGACCTCTCCGACCTCGACCTGCACCGGCCGTACATCGACGACATCGCCTTCACGCTGGAGGGCAAGGAGTACCGCCGCGTCCCGGAAGTCCTCGACGTGTGGTTCGACTCGGGCTCGATGCCGTACGCGCAGTGGCACCTGCTGACGGACGAGACGGGCGAATATCCCCTGCCCGGCACCGGGGCGAACATGGCGCAGTTCGAGCGGCACTACCCGGCCGACTTCATCTGTGAGGCCATCGATCAGACGCGCGGGTGGTTCTACTCGCTGCACGCCATCTCGACGATGCTCTACGGACAGCCCGCCTACCGCAACGTGATCTGCCTGGGGCACATCGTGGACGAGAAGGGCGCGAAGATGAGCAAGAGCAAGGGGAACGTGGTGGAGCCCCTGCCCCTCTTCGACCGGTACGGCGCGGACTCGGTGCGCTGGTACATGTTCATGGCGTCGGACCCGGGGGACCAGAAGCGCTTTTCCGAGCGGCTGGTGGCCGAGGCGCAGCGCGGGTACGTGAACACGCTGTGGAACGTGTACTCCTTCTTCGTCCTGTACGCGAACCTCGACCGCCCCGACCTGGCCCACGCCCCCGCCTTTGGTGCGCGCCCCGAGATCGACCGCTGGCTGCTCGCGCGGCTGGAGGAGACGGTGCGGGACGTGACCGCGAATCTCGACGCCTACGACGCGCGGGGCGGCGGGCGGGTGCTCGAACGCTTCGTGGACGACCTGAGCAACTGGTACGTGCGGCGCAACCGCAGTCGATTCTGGGGCGAGGGCGGGGAGGTGGACGAAGCCGCCTACGCGACGCTGCACGAGGCGCTGCTCACCGTCTCGCAGCTCACCGCGCCCTTCACCCCCTTCCTGGCGGAGGCGATGTACCGCAACCTGACGCGGGGCGCAGGGGTGGAGAGCGTGCACCTGACCCGCTGGCCGGAAGTCCGCCCGGAGCGGCTGGACGAACGGCTCACCTTTGAAATGGCCGCCGTCATCAAGGTGGTCGAACTCGGGCGGGCGGTGCGGGGGGCACACAACCTCAAGACGCGGCAGCCGCTGGCGTCCGTCAGCGTGCGGGCGAGTACGCCGGAGGGGACGGGGGCGCTGCAAAGATTCCGGGATCAACTGCTGGAGGAGCTGAACGTCAAGGACGTGACCTTCCTGGAGGGCGACACCGACCTCGTGCATTACAGCCTGCGCCCGAACCTCCCGGTGATCGGCAAGGTGTACGGCAAGGCGCTTCCGGCGGTGCGGGCAGCGCTGGCGAACGCCGATGCCGCCGCCGTCGCCCGGGCGGTGCAGGCGGGGCAGCCCTTCACGGTGGAGGCGAACGGGCAGACCTTCGAGCTGACCGGGGAACAGGTCCTCGTGGACGCGAAGGCGCCCGAGGGCGTGGCCGCCGCCGAGGACGCCGGGTTCCTGGTCGCCTTCGACACTCACCTGACCCGCGACCTCGTGCTGGAGGGGGTGGCCCGCGACCTCGTGCGCGGTGTCCAGGAGGCACGCAAGGCGGCGGGCTTCGAGGTGCAAGACCGCATCCGCCTCGCCCTCGACCTGACGGGGGACGCCCGCGAGGCCGCTTCAGACTGGCGCGACTTCATCGCGGGGGAGGTGCTCGCCCCCGAACTGACCTTCGGGCCCGGCGAGGGTCACTCGGCGGAGGTCGAGGGGGGCACGGCGTACCTGACGAAAGTTTGA